From the Equus quagga isolate Etosha38 chromosome 16, UCLA_HA_Equagga_1.0, whole genome shotgun sequence genome, one window contains:
- the CALB1 gene encoding calbindin produces the protein MAESHLQSSLITASQFFEIWLHFDADGSGYLEGKELQNLIQELQQARKKAGLELSPEMKTFVDHYGQKDDGKIGIVELAHVLPTEENFLLLFRCQQLKSCEEFMKTWRKYDTDHSGFIETEELKNFLKDLLEKANKTVDDTKLAEYTDLMLKLFDSNNDGKLELTEMARLLPVQENFLLKFQGVKMCGKEFNKAFELYDQDGNGYIDENELDALLKDLCEKNKQDLDINNIPTYKKSIMALSDGGKLYRTDLALILCAGDN, from the exons ATGGCAGAATCCCACCTGCAATCATCTCTGATCACAGCCTCACAGTTTTTCGAGATCTGGCTTCATTTCGACGCTGACG GAAGTGGTTACTTGGAAGGAAAGGAGCTGCAGAACTTGATTCAGGAGCTCCAGCAGGCGCGGAAGAAGGCTGGATTG GAGTTATCACCTGAGATGAAAACTTTTGTGGATCACTATGGGCAGAAAGATGATGGGAAAATAGGAATTGTAGAG CTGGCTCATGTATTACCCACAGAAGAGAACTTCCTGCTGCTCTTCCGATGCCAGCAGCTGAAGTCTTGTGAGGAATTCATGAAG ACATGGAGAAAATATGATACTGATCACAGTGGCTTCATCGAAACTGAAGAGCTTAAG AACTTTCTAAAGGACCTGCTGGAAAAAGCAAACAAGACGGTTGATGATACAAAACTAGCTGAGTATACAGACCTAATG CTGAAACTATTTGATTCAAACAATGATGGGAAGCTGGAATTAACTGAGATGGCCAG GTTACTACCAGTGCAggagaattttcttcttaaatttcag GGAGTCAAAATGTGTGGGAAAGAGTTCAATAAAGCTTTTGAGTTATATGATCAG GATGGCAATGGGTACATAGATGAAAATGAACTGGATGCTTTGCTGAAGGATCTGTGTGAGAAGAATAAACAG GATCTGGATATTAATAATATTCCAACATACAAGAAAAGCATAATGGCTTTATCGGATGGAGGGAAGCTGTACCGAACGGATCTTGCTCTTATTCTCTGTGCTGGGGACAATTAG